One window from the genome of Vicinamibacterales bacterium encodes:
- a CDS encoding ABC transporter ATP-binding protein, which produces MAWWTRARPAQEAGTTADAEQMPLIRLDGVAKLYKVDAPGEEGETRALDGVTLDIDRGEYVSVSGPSGCGKSTFLSILALLDAPSSGRYWFNGRRVDTLSPADKARIRNLDVGLIFQSFNLIGDMTVYENVEYPLTLRGVSAADRRTRVDAALERVGLLARRGQRPGALSGGHQQLVAIARAIAGQPPIVLADEPTGNLDSKSGEAVMQMLDELHRGGATICLATHDERHIARSHRRICLFDGRVV; this is translated from the coding sequence ATGGCCTGGTGGACACGCGCGCGACCGGCTCAGGAGGCGGGGACGACGGCCGACGCCGAGCAGATGCCGCTGATCCGACTCGATGGAGTCGCGAAGCTCTACAAGGTGGACGCCCCAGGCGAGGAGGGCGAGACCCGTGCCCTCGACGGCGTCACGCTCGACATCGATCGCGGCGAATACGTCTCGGTCTCGGGGCCCTCGGGCTGCGGCAAATCGACGTTCCTCTCGATTCTGGCGCTGCTCGACGCGCCGTCGAGCGGCCGCTACTGGTTCAACGGCCGGCGCGTCGACACGCTCTCTCCGGCCGACAAGGCGCGGATCCGGAACCTCGACGTCGGTCTGATCTTCCAGAGCTTCAACCTGATCGGCGACATGACCGTCTACGAGAACGTCGAGTACCCGCTGACGCTGCGCGGCGTGTCGGCGGCGGATCGCCGGACGCGCGTCGACGCGGCGCTCGAGCGGGTCGGCCTTCTGGCGCGGCGCGGGCAGCGTCCGGGCGCACTGTCGGGCGGCCATCAACAGCTCGTCGCAATCGCGCGCGCGATCGCCGGGCAGCCGCCTATCGTCCTGGCCGACGAGCCGACCGGCAACCTCGATTCCAAGAGCGGCGAGGCGGTCATGCAGATGCTCGACGAACTGCACCGCGGCGGCGCCACGATTTGCCTCGCCACCCACGACGAACGCCACATCGCCCGCAGCCACCGCCGGATTTGCCTGTTTGACGGACGAGTGGTGTAG
- a CDS encoding fused MFS/spermidine synthase produces the protein MTPRRFLPALLLLFVGSGCAALIYEVVWFQLLQLVIGASAVSMAVLLGTFMGGMCLGSYLLPRYIDRRDHPLRVYAYLELGIGACGLLIFFGMPLVNTLYTAWAPGGIAGIVVRAIFAALCLLPPTLLMGATLPAISRWVEATPEGVSWLGFFYGGNIAGGVIGSLLAGFYLLRVYDLGIATYVAAAINVTVAVLALTTAGASPTVETLASDRDDAGPAPVASAWAIYTAIALSGATALSSEVIWTRLLSLLFGGTVYTFALILAVFLFGLGIGSSAGSAIGRAAARPRAALGWVQMCICGAVAWSAYMLTQSMPYWPVNPSITTDPWFNFQLDVVRCLWVVLPGAILWGASFPLALAALARRGQDPGRLVGGVYAANTVGAIVGSLSASLLLIVWLGSQHAQQTLILMSALSGLLVLSTGAGDEDPARGVGRPRSQLVGTVLVIAAAAIAGLLSRSIQPIPGIFAAYGRYTATRLGQADVIYTGEGWSATIAVTRLPGGVLNYHNAGKVQASSEPQDMRLQRMLGHMTTLIPTQARRVVVIGCGAGVTAGAVSVDPAVTNQTIAEIEPLVPKVVAKYFGDYNFHVVDNPKVHVTIDDARHYLSTTNEKFDAITSDPLDPWVKGAAMLYTREFFELAKRHLNPGGAVTLFVQLYESNTEAVKSEIGTFMEAFPHGVVWGNTNNGAGYDLVLLGQADDTKIDVDAIQAKLDRPEYAVMKQSLRDIGMNSAVDLFSTFAGRASDLQPWLADAKINRDRDLRLQFLAGLGLNLYQSDVIYSGMLVYAHRFPDELFVGSPQTLDALRAGIRREQGQ, from the coding sequence ATGACGCCGCGCCGGTTCCTTCCCGCGCTGCTGTTGCTGTTTGTCGGCAGCGGCTGCGCGGCTCTGATATACGAAGTCGTCTGGTTTCAGCTCCTTCAGCTCGTCATCGGCGCCTCGGCCGTTTCGATGGCCGTGCTGCTCGGCACCTTCATGGGTGGCATGTGCCTGGGGAGCTACCTGCTGCCGCGCTACATCGACCGGCGTGATCACCCGCTCCGCGTCTATGCCTACCTCGAGCTGGGGATCGGCGCGTGCGGGCTGCTGATCTTCTTCGGCATGCCGCTGGTCAATACGCTGTATACGGCGTGGGCGCCCGGCGGGATTGCCGGTATCGTCGTGCGCGCGATCTTCGCGGCGCTGTGCCTGCTGCCGCCGACGTTGCTGATGGGCGCAACGTTGCCGGCGATTTCGCGCTGGGTCGAGGCGACGCCCGAAGGCGTCTCGTGGCTCGGGTTCTTCTACGGGGGCAACATCGCCGGCGGCGTGATCGGCAGCCTGCTCGCCGGATTCTACCTGCTGCGCGTCTACGATCTGGGGATCGCCACCTATGTCGCGGCGGCGATCAACGTCACCGTCGCGGTCCTGGCGTTGACGACCGCCGGCGCCTCGCCGACCGTCGAGACGCTCGCGTCTGATCGCGACGACGCGGGGCCGGCGCCGGTGGCGAGCGCCTGGGCGATCTACACGGCGATCGCGCTGTCCGGGGCGACGGCGCTCTCGAGCGAGGTCATCTGGACCCGGCTGCTCTCGCTGTTGTTCGGCGGGACGGTGTACACCTTCGCGCTGATCCTCGCGGTGTTCCTGTTCGGGCTCGGCATCGGCAGCAGCGCCGGTTCGGCGATCGGCCGGGCCGCCGCGCGTCCGCGCGCCGCGCTCGGCTGGGTGCAGATGTGCATCTGCGGTGCGGTTGCGTGGTCGGCCTACATGCTGACGCAGTCGATGCCGTACTGGCCGGTGAACCCGTCGATCACGACCGATCCGTGGTTCAACTTCCAGCTCGATGTGGTGCGCTGTCTGTGGGTGGTGCTGCCGGGTGCGATTCTCTGGGGCGCGAGCTTTCCTCTGGCGCTCGCCGCGCTGGCGCGCCGCGGCCAGGATCCCGGCCGCCTGGTCGGCGGGGTCTACGCCGCCAACACGGTCGGCGCGATCGTCGGGTCTCTCTCGGCGAGTTTGCTCCTCATCGTCTGGCTCGGCAGCCAGCACGCGCAGCAGACGCTGATTCTGATGTCGGCGCTGTCGGGCCTGCTGGTGCTCTCGACCGGCGCGGGCGACGAGGATCCGGCGCGCGGCGTCGGTCGGCCGCGGTCGCAGCTCGTCGGGACGGTGCTCGTCATCGCGGCCGCCGCCATCGCGGGCCTGCTGTCACGCAGCATCCAGCCGATTCCTGGCATCTTCGCCGCCTACGGCCGCTATACCGCCACCCGCCTGGGGCAGGCCGATGTCATCTACACCGGCGAAGGCTGGAGCGCGACGATCGCGGTGACGCGCCTGCCGGGCGGCGTGCTCAACTACCACAACGCCGGCAAGGTGCAGGCGTCGAGCGAACCGCAGGACATGCGCCTGCAGCGGATGCTCGGCCACATGACCACGCTGATCCCGACGCAAGCGCGGCGCGTCGTCGTCATCGGCTGCGGCGCCGGCGTGACAGCCGGGGCGGTGTCGGTGGATCCGGCCGTCACCAACCAGACGATCGCCGAAATCGAGCCGCTGGTGCCGAAGGTCGTGGCGAAGTACTTCGGCGACTACAACTTTCACGTCGTCGACAATCCCAAGGTGCACGTGACGATCGACGACGCGCGGCACTACCTGTCGACGACCAATGAGAAGTTCGACGCCATCACCTCGGACCCGCTCGACCCGTGGGTGAAGGGGGCGGCGATGCTCTACACCCGCGAGTTCTTCGAGCTGGCCAAGCGCCACCTCAATCCGGGCGGCGCGGTCACGCTGTTCGTGCAGCTCTACGAGAGCAACACCGAGGCGGTGAAGAGCGAGATCGGCACCTTCATGGAGGCGTTCCCGCACGGCGTGGTCTGGGGCAACACCAACAACGGCGCCGGCTACGACCTGGTGCTGCTCGGACAGGCGGACGACACGAAGATCGACGTCGACGCGATCCAGGCCAAGCTGGATCGTCCCGAGTATGCGGTCATGAAGCAGTCGCTGCGCGATATCGGCATGAACTCCGCCGTCGATCTGTTTTCGACGTTCGCAGGACGCGCCAGCGACCTGCAGCCGTGGCTGGCCGACGCCAAGATCAACCGCGACCGCGACCTGCGCCTGCAGTTTCTCGCCGGCCTCGGCTTGAACCTGTATCAGAGCGACGTCATCTACTCCGGCATGCTGGTCTACGCGCATCGGTTCCCCGACGAACTTTTCGTCGGCTCGCCGCAGACGCTCGATGCGCTGCGCGCCGGGATCCGCCGCGAACAGGGGCAATAG
- a CDS encoding alpha/beta fold hydrolase yields MLGIPCAVLSALLIVAQPPARQPVRHDVVAAGHHLAVWEKRGAQPRAAILLLHGRTWSSLPNFDLQVGGERRSFMDALVDGGFDVFALDMRGYGATERDDTGWLTPDRAVADVAAVLAWMQGRMPAQKLPVYLFGLSRGAMIAAMTAQQRPETLAGVVLLGFGFDPDVQSPPTPGTARPERLANTADAAASDFITKDAFTSATVTAFVRAALKADPVLVDWKNDNEFNAFRPAQLQVPALLVHGAHDPQAPMAIETKLFTRFGTPDKWWVILPGADHAAHLEKSSVELVRAIVSFARRHEVSAP; encoded by the coding sequence GTGCTGGGTATCCCGTGCGCGGTGCTGAGTGCACTGCTGATCGTCGCGCAGCCGCCAGCCAGGCAGCCCGTCAGACACGATGTCGTGGCCGCCGGCCATCACCTCGCCGTGTGGGAGAAGCGCGGCGCGCAGCCACGCGCCGCCATCCTGCTGCTGCACGGCCGCACCTGGAGCAGCCTGCCGAATTTCGATCTGCAGGTCGGTGGTGAGCGCCGTTCCTTCATGGACGCGCTCGTCGACGGCGGCTTCGACGTGTTCGCGCTGGACATGCGCGGCTACGGTGCCACCGAGCGCGACGACACCGGCTGGCTGACGCCCGACCGCGCGGTGGCGGACGTCGCGGCGGTGCTCGCGTGGATGCAGGGGCGGATGCCGGCGCAGAAGCTGCCGGTCTATCTCTTCGGGTTGTCGCGCGGCGCGATGATCGCGGCGATGACCGCGCAGCAGCGTCCGGAGACGCTCGCCGGCGTCGTGCTGCTCGGGTTTGGATTCGACCCCGACGTGCAGTCGCCGCCGACGCCCGGCACCGCTCGTCCGGAGCGCCTGGCCAACACGGCCGACGCCGCCGCGTCCGACTTCATCACCAAAGACGCGTTCACGTCGGCGACGGTGACGGCGTTCGTCCGCGCCGCGCTCAAGGCCGATCCGGTGCTGGTCGACTGGAAGAACGACAACGAGTTCAACGCGTTCCGCCCCGCGCAGCTGCAGGTGCCGGCGCTGCTCGTGCACGGGGCCCACGATCCGCAGGCGCCGATGGCGATCGAGACCAAGCTGTTCACGCGCTTCGGCACGCCCGACAAGTGGTGGGTGATCCTGCCGGGCGCCGACCATGCGGCCCACCTGGAGAAATCGTCCGTGGAACTCGTCCGCGCGATCGTCTCGTTCGCGCGCCGCCATGAGGTGTCCGCCCCATGA